From Methanosarcina lacustris Z-7289, one genomic window encodes:
- a CDS encoding type IV pilin N-terminal domain-containing protein: MKAWGSFRHKNLYPFKSSSEGLSPVVGSLLLLLIVFVLAGVIASSINLSEGGTNFQPPFVKITLESCEGGIYGTGPVSNWARFEENQIVLMHEGGESLPLDSISIRISGYGNSFQGNISNGSGKRIEGDVQVLYLDLSQKGKNQGYLKRNSAVLEDGSWDVGEKLILCGRDSDSGTTYSSVKVRVGGVEKTKDNYGFKAGSEITLMVIDSEGRNVIAERTAIVKLAE, translated from the coding sequence ATGAAGGCGTGGGGAAGTTTCCGGCATAAAAATTTGTATCCCTTTAAATCGTCATCCGAAGGTCTCTCTCCTGTTGTCGGTTCCCTTCTCCTTCTGCTAATCGTTTTTGTGCTTGCGGGTGTGATTGCTAGCAGCATTAATCTCTCCGAAGGTGGGACAAATTTTCAGCCTCCTTTTGTAAAAATTACTCTTGAATCCTGTGAAGGGGGAATTTACGGCACTGGACCGGTGAGCAATTGGGCCAGATTTGAGGAAAATCAGATTGTACTTATGCATGAAGGAGGAGAGTCACTTCCATTAGACTCTATCTCGATAAGGATTTCCGGATATGGAAATTCTTTCCAAGGAAATATTTCTAATGGAAGTGGAAAAAGAATTGAAGGTGATGTACAGGTTCTTTACCTAGACCTGAGCCAAAAAGGAAAAAATCAGGGTTATCTAAAGCGAAACAGTGCAGTACTGGAGGATGGGTCCTGGGATGTGGGTGAAAAATTGATTCTTTGCGGGAGAGACAGCGATAGTGGGACTACTTATTCCAGCGTTAAGGTCCGTGTAGGCGGGGTCGAGAAAACAAAGGATAATTACGGTTTCAAAGCGGGTTCTGAAATTACTCTGATGGTTATTGACAGTGAAGGCAGGAATGTAATTGCTGAAAGAACAGCTATCGTCAAACTCGCCGAGTGA
- a CDS encoding DUF5803 family protein translates to MRTKCIFMLLALLVVFMSGCIDQKKQIILDGPGNISNYEFEVFLDEWDNKIPANTTTYYILEDKTEVQVVSIVINSSKLEIIPPDSLGGSSNEDPIKNFVLLAEPANETVASSSTFMRLSNSSNVSALNYTLTQEIAQNMKVINLEFEEPVTGFIAYTLNIPGTQSFAFMKPDSEFIRVVLPKGFITGNRIFGIARPDSYDTSFDEEGRQTLLWISSKMGEREEAIQVKYYAESAPMYFFAAIVALLFGVVMVLSRYSRSKKELESVRGIFELEKEYEKKGRRKK, encoded by the coding sequence ATGAGAACAAAATGTATATTTATGCTCCTTGCCCTGCTGGTGGTCTTCATGTCGGGCTGTATTGATCAAAAAAAGCAGATCATTCTGGATGGGCCTGGCAATATCTCTAACTATGAATTTGAGGTTTTTCTGGATGAGTGGGATAACAAAATTCCAGCAAATACCACCACATATTATATTCTGGAAGACAAAACAGAGGTACAGGTCGTCAGCATCGTTATAAATAGCAGTAAGCTTGAAATTATTCCGCCTGATTCCCTTGGCGGCAGTTCCAATGAAGACCCGATTAAAAATTTCGTACTTCTGGCGGAACCTGCAAACGAAACCGTAGCAAGTTCAAGTACTTTTATGAGGCTTTCAAACAGTAGCAACGTTTCGGCTCTCAATTATACTCTTACGCAGGAAATTGCCCAGAACATGAAGGTAATAAACCTTGAATTTGAAGAACCTGTTACGGGTTTTATTGCATACACCCTTAATATTCCCGGAACTCAGAGTTTTGCCTTTATGAAACCTGATTCCGAGTTCATCCGTGTGGTTCTTCCAAAGGGTTTTATCACAGGTAACAGAATATTCGGGATAGCGAGACCTGACTCTTATGATACAAGCTTCGATGAGGAAGGAAGGCAGACTCTTCTGTGGATCTCTTCCAAGATGGGAGAACGAGAAGAGGCTATTCAGGTTAAATACTATGCTGAATCCGCACCCATGTATTTCTTCGCCGCAATTGTAGCCCTGCTCTTCGGGGTTGTTATGGTGCTTTCGCGTTATTCCAGGAGCAAAAAAGAACTGGAAAGCGTTCGAGGGATTTTCGAACTCGAAAAGGAATATGAGAAGAAAGGACGTCGGAAAAAGTAA
- a CDS encoding signal recognition particle protein Srp19, whose protein sequence is MKDKGKLVIWPAYLDQTRSRSSGRIISRKNSIKEPNLNEIKEAARQLGLNPEVEPEKAYPKSWWEVSGRVLVDDKGPKSVIAKQISLSIKKMRGQDTHSKA, encoded by the coding sequence ATGAAGGATAAGGGAAAACTTGTAATCTGGCCTGCATACCTTGACCAGACTAGATCCAGAAGTAGTGGAAGGATAATCTCTCGAAAAAACTCCATAAAGGAGCCGAATCTGAATGAGATTAAAGAAGCTGCCAGGCAGCTGGGCCTGAACCCTGAAGTAGAGCCTGAAAAAGCCTATCCAAAATCCTGGTGGGAAGTCAGCGGGAGAGTGCTCGTGGATGATAAAGGTCCAAAATCCGTTATTGCAAAGCAGATCTCTTTATCAATAAAAAAAATGAGAGGTCAGGATACCCATTCTAAAGCGTAA
- a CDS encoding ribonuclease P protein component 4 codes for MPKVARKKQKNLIVNIAVQRMWRLFELAKAEFPENPERSRRYVQLIRNISMRNRISIPREIKSRICKHCYAFLMPGHNARYRLKGGFIVVSCEHCGKEMRNPYKRLK; via the coding sequence ATGCCTAAAGTAGCCAGAAAAAAGCAGAAAAACCTTATCGTGAATATAGCAGTCCAGCGTATGTGGCGGCTTTTTGAGCTTGCGAAAGCTGAGTTTCCAGAAAACCCTGAGCGCAGCAGGCGTTACGTGCAGCTCATACGAAATATCTCTATGAGGAACAGGATTAGCATTCCAAGGGAAATTAAAAGCAGGATATGCAAACACTGTTATGCGTTCCTTATGCCTGGACACAATGCCCGTTACAGATTGAAAGGAGGGTTTATTGTCGTATCCTGTGAGCACTGCGGAAAGGAGATGAGGAACCCCTATAAAAGATTGAAATGA
- a CDS encoding MBL fold metallo-hydrolase → MNDIKIEGVTIQWFGNSGFLLEGDGKKIYIDPYQIGEEPAFDDKADILLITHEHFDHCSPEDIRKVRRSDSTTLIPESCSLEFKGDARRVEEGDILADGLEIKGVRIEVVPAYNLDKPYHPRGLGVGYIIELGGLRIYHAGDCDFFPEMETFSADIALLPIGGTYTMDEEEAASAAAVISPKVVIPMHYGIPGEIDGNPERFKALVHSKNPNINVIILDS, encoded by the coding sequence ATGAATGATATAAAAATTGAAGGCGTTACTATTCAATGGTTCGGAAACTCCGGTTTTTTGCTTGAAGGAGATGGCAAAAAAATCTATATCGACCCGTATCAGATCGGTGAAGAACCGGCTTTTGATGACAAGGCAGATATTCTCCTCATTACACATGAGCACTTTGACCACTGCAGCCCTGAAGATATACGAAAAGTCAGGCGGTCTGACTCTACCACCCTTATCCCCGAGAGCTGTTCCCTTGAATTCAAGGGAGACGCAAGGAGGGTTGAAGAAGGCGATATTCTGGCGGATGGACTTGAGATTAAAGGGGTTAGGATTGAGGTAGTTCCCGCCTATAACCTTGATAAACCGTACCATCCCAGAGGACTTGGTGTGGGATATATCATAGAACTCGGAGGATTGAGGATCTACCATGCAGGAGATTGTGATTTCTTTCCGGAGATGGAGACTTTCAGTGCCGATATAGCTCTTCTGCCCATCGGGGGAACGTATACCATGGATGAAGAGGAAGCTGCCAGTGCAGCAGCAGTTATTTCCCCAAAGGTTGTAATTCCCATGCACTACGGGATTCCGGGAGAAATAGACGGAAATCCCGAAAGGTTTAAAGCCCTTGTACACAGCAAGAATCCAAATATTAACGTGATCATTCTTGACTCCTGA
- a CDS encoding TrmB family transcriptional regulator produces MFSQLNPQLISNLERLGLTENEAKVYVGVVSLREATAREVHELTNVPRAKIYEVLKMLAKKGYLEVRQGSPTYFRAVDPKQVIGKIKDEFVNCTIETLDQLGELSYELPKTSPVWCIQSEWGIKNRIRDIISGAKEELIVYSSSPEFLQEFEADLKKLEKTRRLTFIVNDLEKFKFLPFEFRETTKEFANFISNIVIDEVQYDEQLFMIADGKESIGVHSTGNKREAVVIKLPVVCYLQKMIYDRVLEPSFVKKYLNSV; encoded by the coding sequence ATGTTTTCACAACTTAATCCTCAGCTAATTAGCAATCTGGAACGGCTAGGGCTAACTGAAAACGAGGCAAAAGTCTATGTGGGGGTTGTCAGTTTGAGGGAGGCTACAGCCAGGGAAGTCCATGAACTCACTAATGTGCCAAGAGCCAAGATATACGAAGTTCTTAAAATGCTGGCAAAGAAGGGTTATCTGGAAGTCCGCCAGGGCTCTCCAACCTATTTTCGTGCAGTTGACCCTAAGCAGGTAATAGGCAAGATAAAAGACGAATTCGTCAACTGTACAATCGAGACGCTTGACCAACTCGGCGAATTGAGTTATGAACTTCCTAAAACATCTCCTGTCTGGTGTATACAGAGTGAATGGGGAATCAAAAACAGAATCCGTGATATTATCAGTGGGGCAAAGGAAGAGCTGATTGTTTACTCATCCAGCCCCGAGTTCTTGCAGGAGTTTGAGGCAGATCTTAAAAAATTGGAAAAAACACGCCGGTTAACCTTTATTGTGAATGATCTGGAAAAGTTCAAATTCTTGCCCTTTGAGTTTAGAGAGACTACAAAAGAGTTTGCTAACTTTATAAGTAATATTGTAATTGATGAGGTTCAGTATGATGAACAACTCTTTATGATAGCGGACGGAAAAGAATCAATAGGAGTCCACAGTACAGGAAACAAAAGAGAAGCAGTCGTAATCAAGCTTCCAGTCGTTTGTTACCTTCAGAAGATGATCTATGATAGGGTGCTTGAGCCGAGTTTCGTCAAAAAGTACCTTAACTCTGTTTGA
- a CDS encoding efflux RND transporter permease subunit, whose amino-acid sequence MIQNNRFSVLIVAFLFIIIAVQGAQLIEMKSGTETFVGKDSSLYQNYDHLYKNIFQTQSIVVMVEGNDVRNADLMGAVDRLEHQLAATDGVIETTSPASLIKTINYKMTGRYELPETNEEIEAIIDGNPDIFSQIIPDNTHMLISVVMAGSANDKTQQDILTATENAVPFAEFPPSYNIIVTGDPAFQISMNAEMNSSMGVLLGLSAIFMVIVLLLVFRHVRWCLLPLPVVLLGIVYTFGAMGYVGIPMSMVSMSAFPILIGVGIDYAIQFHNRLEEELQDKGNKTRAVIETVKHTGPAVLIALVMTALGFFSLFTSTVPMIQDFGKLLLIGIVMCYLSSIFVGVVTISLFDSYSDKNPLRKIANKIKPADSETKKKHEEDSGSDRLIGRILQKITDVTIKYDVIVLGIACLLCVSGIYLDQSVPIQTDVQKFVPQDMLSLVDLKHMGDIMGGSDELNLIIKVEDTASPEVLKWIDQFSEHEVATSSHIYSASSIVSLVKERNDGVIPDTSQEIEDIYSEIPDAQKDRYMYGKNMLLLNFNIGNAVSDIKVIGIKELTNIVKQDMQWMPGPPGVTATITGNSVVFIEVITALTSGRVAMTFLGLVLVLAGLYIVYRDWVKALVPIIPMVIVIGWSGGIMSYLNISYTPLTATLGALILGVGSEYAVLMMERYFEEKDKGQSPMEAIHMASSKIGSAIVASGATTVFGFMALLASPFPMIADFGKVTVIDVLLALLATFVVFPPLIIVLDTWRDKRKGIRTAENETEIIKQIKGAEI is encoded by the coding sequence TTGATTCAAAATAACCGTTTTTCCGTACTCATAGTAGCTTTCCTGTTTATAATCATAGCAGTGCAGGGTGCACAGCTAATTGAGATGAAATCAGGAACAGAGACCTTTGTAGGAAAAGATTCTTCTCTCTACCAGAACTACGATCACCTTTATAAGAATATTTTTCAAACACAGTCTATTGTTGTGATGGTAGAGGGCAACGATGTGAGAAATGCTGACCTGATGGGAGCTGTGGACAGGTTAGAACATCAGCTGGCAGCAACAGATGGAGTGATTGAGACTACAAGCCCTGCTTCCCTTATCAAGACGATCAACTACAAGATGACAGGGAGGTATGAACTTCCCGAAACCAATGAAGAAATAGAAGCTATCATAGATGGAAATCCTGATATTTTCAGCCAGATTATTCCTGACAATACCCATATGCTGATTTCTGTAGTCATGGCCGGCTCAGCCAATGACAAAACTCAGCAAGATATCCTTACTGCTACTGAAAATGCAGTCCCATTTGCGGAATTTCCACCTTCTTACAATATTATCGTTACGGGGGATCCGGCATTCCAGATCTCCATGAACGCTGAGATGAATTCCAGTATGGGTGTACTTTTAGGGCTTTCAGCTATTTTCATGGTTATTGTACTGCTCCTCGTGTTCAGGCATGTCCGCTGGTGTCTTCTTCCTCTGCCAGTAGTTCTTCTAGGCATTGTTTACACTTTCGGAGCTATGGGTTATGTCGGGATTCCCATGTCTATGGTTTCCATGTCAGCGTTCCCGATTCTCATAGGTGTAGGGATCGACTATGCCATCCAGTTCCACAACAGGCTTGAAGAAGAACTGCAGGATAAAGGGAACAAAACAAGAGCAGTTATAGAAACCGTAAAGCACACGGGTCCTGCAGTTCTTATAGCTCTGGTAATGACAGCACTTGGCTTTTTCTCCCTTTTTACATCCACAGTGCCAATGATCCAGGACTTTGGAAAATTGCTCCTGATAGGCATTGTTATGTGTTACCTCTCTTCCATATTCGTAGGAGTTGTAACGATTTCATTATTTGACAGTTATTCAGATAAAAACCCCTTGAGGAAGATCGCAAATAAGATAAAACCTGCAGATTCTGAAACGAAAAAAAAGCACGAGGAAGATAGTGGAAGCGACCGTCTAATAGGAAGGATTCTCCAGAAAATTACAGATGTGACTATCAAATACGATGTTATCGTACTGGGAATCGCATGCTTACTTTGCGTTAGCGGTATCTACCTCGATCAGTCCGTACCTATCCAGACAGACGTTCAAAAATTTGTACCCCAGGATATGCTTTCCCTTGTGGACCTAAAACACATGGGGGATATAATGGGTGGAAGCGACGAATTAAACCTTATAATAAAGGTTGAGGACACAGCCAGCCCTGAGGTCCTGAAATGGATTGACCAGTTTTCCGAACATGAAGTGGCAACCAGTAGCCATATTTACAGTGCTTCGAGTATCGTATCTCTTGTAAAGGAACGGAATGATGGAGTGATTCCTGACACCAGCCAGGAGATAGAGGATATTTATTCAGAAATCCCTGATGCACAGAAGGACCGCTACATGTACGGAAAAAATATGCTTCTCCTGAACTTCAATATAGGGAATGCGGTTTCCGACATCAAGGTAATAGGTATTAAAGAACTTACAAACATCGTTAAGCAGGATATGCAGTGGATGCCAGGTCCTCCGGGTGTCACGGCCACGATTACCGGAAATTCGGTTGTCTTTATAGAGGTAATTACTGCTCTTACCAGTGGAAGAGTAGCAATGACTTTCCTGGGTCTCGTCCTCGTGCTCGCAGGACTTTATATTGTTTATAGAGACTGGGTGAAAGCTCTGGTCCCTATAATCCCAATGGTAATAGTTATCGGTTGGTCAGGAGGAATCATGAGCTATCTTAACATCAGCTACACTCCTCTAACAGCAACTCTGGGAGCTTTGATCTTGGGAGTGGGGTCCGAATATGCCGTTCTCATGATGGAACGTTACTTTGAAGAAAAGGATAAAGGGCAAAGTCCTATGGAAGCAATCCACATGGCCAGTTCCAAAATAGGAAGTGCGATCGTTGCTTCAGGAGCAACTACCGTATTTGGGTTTATGGCCCTGCTGGCTTCTCCTTTCCCAATGATAGCCGACTTCGGGAAGGTTACGGTTATTGATGTTTTGCTGGCTCTCCTGGCAACCTTTGTTGTATTCCCACCACTTATCATAGTCCTTGATACCTGGAGGGATAAGAGAAAAGGAATCAGGACCGCAGAAAATGAAACAGAGATAATAAAACAAATTAAGGGGGCCGAGATATGA
- a CDS encoding COG1361 S-layer family protein: protein MKQVPIKKLRQKMIKKVTTFALILLLLSVIALPALGKDDNSDDETNFIIPDHGYTVDYYRSYGEPVMQVSVTGDPEFNRGETAELKVKIANCGVIDGFQRLNANQKRINDSIEETTALQELDEEKECTTAKDIEATLQSETKYIEVEATSSVQSVEELETGHTSTLSYTIKIDGDTPAGNYELLLPVTYEYQSNVRTLTADVINLGVTGMDYVRDYNTKTETLRIPVSIKNKPKLEVTNVSGSLVQGESKVIEVTYKNARESVAKDALARIIVMSPLSTEKSIVRLGDMGPGEEKTARFEIAADRGAVVKNYGINSEIKYVGEDGETSFSEKMKVNVPLEATETKFSITGIAIILIILIALYQIGNTHRKRNKNNKKASGDENE from the coding sequence ATGAAACAAGTGCCCATAAAAAAATTAAGGCAAAAAATGATTAAAAAAGTTACTACGTTTGCGTTAATTCTATTACTATTATCAGTGATTGCACTTCCAGCCCTCGGAAAAGATGACAATAGCGATGACGAAACAAACTTCATCATTCCGGATCACGGATACACCGTGGACTATTACAGGAGTTACGGGGAACCGGTCATGCAGGTATCAGTAACAGGAGATCCCGAGTTCAACAGGGGAGAAACTGCAGAACTGAAGGTAAAAATCGCAAATTGTGGAGTAATAGATGGTTTTCAGAGGCTCAACGCAAATCAGAAAAGAATAAACGATTCCATTGAGGAAACGACTGCACTGCAAGAGCTGGATGAGGAAAAAGAATGTACAACAGCAAAAGACATCGAAGCAACCCTTCAATCGGAAACGAAATACATCGAAGTCGAGGCCACATCCAGTGTCCAGAGTGTGGAAGAACTTGAAACAGGACATACGTCAACCCTCAGCTACACGATAAAAATTGATGGCGATACACCTGCCGGGAATTATGAACTCCTCTTGCCTGTAACCTACGAATATCAGTCAAACGTCCGAACTTTAACTGCGGATGTAATAAACCTGGGGGTTACGGGTATGGATTACGTAAGAGATTATAATACGAAAACAGAAACTCTCCGAATACCAGTTTCCATAAAAAACAAACCTAAATTAGAAGTAACCAATGTCTCCGGCAGCCTGGTGCAGGGAGAAAGTAAAGTTATTGAAGTTACCTATAAAAACGCCCGAGAAAGTGTAGCAAAAGACGCTTTAGCCCGGATAATTGTCATGAGCCCCCTGAGCACTGAGAAGTCTATAGTAAGGCTGGGGGATATGGGGCCTGGGGAGGAAAAGACTGCCAGATTTGAGATTGCGGCAGATCGGGGAGCCGTTGTGAAAAACTACGGTATTAACAGCGAAATAAAATATGTTGGTGAAGATGGGGAAACTTCCTTTTCAGAAAAAATGAAAGTGAACGTGCCCCTTGAAGCCACAGAGACGAAATTCAGCATAACAGGCATAGCAATCATACTGATTATCCTTATCGCCCTTTACCAGATTGGAAATACACACCGAAAAAGAAACAAGAATAATAAGAAAGCATCAGGTGATGAAAATGAATAA
- a CDS encoding COG1361 S-layer family protein produces the protein MNKNGSFIAVTTLLILCCAVLPAQAALPQNFDISNNYYTVSGGPDLNATLIGDNEYSRGDTVTLNVEMMNKGEITGFKSEKEADMGDYVDEMLQQSEMQYEAQAVTAVGILATLKSDNPNIKVKSGSQQAGTLKQGKQSASPTKFTIEIDKNASAGTYPLTLNLSYQYQNNVQVGGDEFDSITGLVTNKEVGIWYENKTQTQTIQIEVKKEPYFEAANVTGDLYPGKSGMIYVTYKNTGEEPAKDATVRVSAADPFSTTDDQAYLGTLNPGKSAVAAFNIAVDDTATAKPYSLSSEIMYEDSDGHDQVSDTIKITTDVLPSKQTLPGYELGTGIATALCACFVLLKQKKQN, from the coding sequence ATGAATAAAAATGGATCTTTTATTGCTGTCACAACCCTTCTGATCCTTTGCTGTGCAGTTTTACCAGCGCAGGCAGCTCTACCACAAAATTTTGATATTAGTAACAACTACTATACAGTATCCGGAGGGCCTGACCTTAATGCAACACTCATTGGAGACAATGAGTATTCCAGAGGAGATACTGTAACCCTTAATGTAGAGATGATGAATAAGGGCGAAATTACTGGCTTTAAGTCTGAAAAAGAAGCAGATATGGGGGATTATGTGGACGAGATGCTCCAGCAGTCAGAGATGCAGTATGAAGCTCAGGCTGTAACAGCAGTAGGCATCCTTGCAACCCTTAAATCCGATAATCCGAATATTAAGGTCAAATCAGGTTCCCAGCAAGCAGGCACTCTCAAACAGGGAAAACAAAGCGCAAGTCCCACAAAGTTTACGATCGAGATTGACAAAAATGCCTCTGCAGGTACTTATCCCTTGACTCTGAACCTTTCATACCAGTACCAGAACAATGTTCAGGTAGGAGGAGATGAATTTGACAGCATTACAGGTCTGGTGACAAATAAGGAAGTAGGCATCTGGTATGAAAACAAAACTCAGACTCAGACTATACAGATAGAAGTCAAAAAAGAACCTTACTTTGAAGCCGCAAATGTAACAGGTGACCTTTACCCTGGTAAAAGTGGGATGATTTACGTCACATACAAAAACACAGGAGAAGAACCTGCAAAAGACGCGACTGTAAGAGTCAGTGCAGCTGACCCCTTCAGTACCACCGATGACCAGGCTTATCTCGGAACTCTGAACCCGGGAAAAAGCGCTGTTGCTGCTTTTAATATAGCTGTCGATGATACCGCAACTGCAAAGCCGTATTCCCTCAGTAGCGAGATTATGTATGAAGACTCCGACGGGCATGATCAGGTCTCAGATACCATCAAGATCACCACAGATGTCCTGCCTTCTAAACAGACGCTTCCAGGATATGAGCTGGGAACAGGTATTGCAACGGCACTATGTGCCTGTTTCGTCCTGTTAAAACAAAAGAAACAGAATTGA
- a CDS encoding glycosyltransferase, whose product MLSPIAWSTPPKKYGPWESVVSLLTEGLVKRGIDVTLFATADSHTSAKLHAVCPRPYEEDKSILVKACECLHISEVFERANEFDIIHNHFDYLPLTYSALVNTPVVTTIHGISSRKILPVYKKYNNKNFYVSISDAYRCPELDYIATVRHGIDIEGLHFNDNPQDYLLFLSRLHKDKGAKEAIEVAKKTGRKLRMAGFIADQAYFEKEVQPHIDNEQIIYEGHVGPERKKELLSNAYALLHMINYDEPFGLSVVEAMASGTPVIAMNRGSMPELISDGETGFLVNSIDEAADAVQKVASISRKKCRENVEKRFSVDRMVDDYIRVYETILEKCKREEKRPWGFYEVLTEKPGYKVKRITVLPQEELSLQRHSHRSEHWYIISGEGLVTKNSDQIRVLAGDSVDLSVNDVHRVRNIGNQNLVFIEIAQGDYIGEDDIERLEDKYGRI is encoded by the coding sequence ATGTTATCTCCGATTGCCTGGAGCACGCCACCTAAAAAGTATGGCCCATGGGAATCGGTAGTATCTTTATTAACCGAAGGGCTAGTAAAAAGGGGAATTGATGTTACATTATTTGCGACAGCGGATTCTCACACTTCAGCCAAACTTCATGCAGTATGCCCTAGACCCTATGAGGAAGATAAGAGTATATTGGTAAAGGCATGCGAATGCCTGCACATATCAGAGGTTTTTGAGAGAGCAAATGAGTTCGATATAATACACAACCATTTTGATTATCTCCCTCTTACCTACAGTGCGCTTGTCAATACGCCTGTTGTGACAACAATACACGGCATTTCTTCGAGGAAAATTCTGCCTGTCTATAAAAAATACAATAATAAAAATTTTTATGTATCCATAAGTGATGCCTACAGATGCCCTGAGCTGGATTATATAGCTACGGTTAGGCACGGAATAGACATCGAAGGTCTTCATTTCAATGATAACCCACAGGACTATCTCCTCTTTTTATCGCGCCTGCACAAAGACAAGGGCGCAAAAGAAGCAATAGAAGTTGCAAAAAAGACCGGACGGAAACTTAGAATGGCCGGTTTTATCGCGGATCAGGCCTATTTCGAAAAAGAAGTACAGCCTCATATAGACAATGAACAGATTATTTATGAGGGGCATGTCGGTCCTGAACGGAAAAAAGAACTCCTGTCAAATGCTTACGCTTTGCTGCACATGATCAATTATGATGAGCCTTTCGGGCTTAGTGTCGTTGAAGCCATGGCAAGCGGTACACCGGTAATTGCAATGAACCGGGGCTCGATGCCTGAGCTGATCAGTGATGGAGAGACTGGTTTTCTAGTCAATAGCATTGATGAAGCTGCAGATGCTGTACAAAAGGTTGCTTCCATATCCCGCAAAAAATGCAGGGAAAATGTTGAAAAACGCTTCTCTGTTGACAGGATGGTGGATGATTATATCAGGGTATATGAAACAATCCTGGAAAAGTGCAAACGTGAGGAAAAAAGGCCCTGGGGTTTCTATGAGGTGCTTACAGAGAAGCCAGGATATAAGGTCAAACGCATTACGGTCCTGCCTCAGGAAGAACTCTCACTTCAGCGCCATTCTCATAGAAGTGAGCACTGGTATATAATCAGCGGCGAAGGACTTGTAACTAAAAACAGCGACCAGATCAGAGTTCTTGCCGGAGACTCGGTCGACCTGTCGGTAAACGACGTACACCGCGTTAGAAACATAGGCAATCAGAACCTGGTATTCATTGAGATTGCGCAGGGAGATTACATTGGAGAGGACGATATAGAAAGGCTTGAAGATAAATACGGAAGAATCTGA
- a CDS encoding glycoside hydrolase family 130 protein gives MIYKDHGELFQRCNKNPILTVEDWPYQAHSVFNPAATIVNGITLLMVRVEDHRGFSHLTVARSKNGIDGWEIDSEPTFAPDPLNYPEEIYGIEDPRITYIDEMKKWAVTYTAFSDSGPLTSLAFTEDFRNFDRVGPTLPPENKDAAIFPVRFKGRWAMLHRPVSGGAKANIWISFSPDMKYWGEHEVLLYAREGGWWDANKIGLSPQPIRTSDGWLIMYHGVRQTTSKASYRLGLALLDLEDPRKVLHRSEGWVFGPREMYERSGDVNDVVFPCGWVLVDDEIRIYYGSADVSVSMASAKLCDILEYIHGCPETQCPEESCRYFEENRGLSNDPKKGDIKLK, from the coding sequence ATGATATATAAAGACCATGGAGAACTATTCCAAAGGTGTAATAAAAATCCTATACTTACTGTTGAAGATTGGCCATATCAGGCCCATTCAGTGTTTAACCCCGCAGCGACTATAGTTAATGGTATAACTCTATTAATGGTGCGTGTCGAAGACCATCGAGGCTTTTCTCACCTTACGGTAGCAAGGAGTAAGAATGGAATTGATGGCTGGGAAATTGACAGCGAACCAACTTTTGCTCCTGATCCTCTAAACTATCCTGAAGAGATATACGGCATTGAAGACCCGCGCATAACTTACATAGATGAAATGAAAAAATGGGCTGTAACATACACGGCTTTTTCGGATTCAGGTCCCTTAACATCTCTTGCCTTTACAGAGGATTTCCGTAATTTTGATCGAGTCGGACCAACCCTGCCACCTGAAAATAAAGATGCTGCTATTTTTCCTGTAAGATTTAAAGGCAGGTGGGCAATGTTACATCGGCCTGTATCAGGTGGTGCGAAGGCAAATATCTGGATATCCTTTTCTCCGGATATGAAATACTGGGGAGAACACGAGGTTCTTCTGTATGCCCGGGAAGGCGGATGGTGGGATGCCAATAAGATAGGTTTATCCCCACAGCCAATCCGCACATCTGACGGATGGTTAATTATGTACCATGGAGTACGCCAGACGACATCTAAAGCAAGTTATAGGCTTGGACTGGCTCTTCTTGACCTTGAGGACCCCAGGAAAGTGCTTCACAGGTCCGAAGGATGGGTTTTCGGGCCTCGTGAAATGTATGAACGCAGTGGAGACGTTAATGATGTTGTTTTCCCTTGCGGATGGGTCTTAGTGGATGATGAAATCCGCATTTATTATGGAAGTGCGGATGTGTCAGTATCAATGGCCAGTGCAAAATTGTGCGATATCCTTGAGTATATACATGGGTGCCCTGAGACACAATGCCCTGAAGAATCCTGCAGGTATTTTGAAGAAAACAGGGGGCTTTCCAATGATCCAAAAAAAGGGGATATTAAATTAAAATAA